A section of the Malus sylvestris chromosome 17, drMalSylv7.2, whole genome shotgun sequence genome encodes:
- the LOC126611525 gene encoding uncharacterized membrane protein At3g27390 isoform X1, which produces MEVPVHFVGKLWSFISFLPFFFLLFILGLVKAAIIGPVAAGIIVIGNLSVIAGLWIAHFIWTYYCVAKSKRLGLVLKILVLLLLPLPLVLWPVLGVVGSVLGGIGYGFFAPLLATFEAVGENITDKFYHCFVDGSWSTIKGSFVVVQDLTDFCFHSYFSFMDELIEQIPADEKPLDIELLKLPASLLVSLIGVPVDVPLITVVALWKSPYMLFRGWKRLFEDLIGREGPFLETVCLPFAGLAIILWPLAVVGAVVASFISSFFLGLYSGAIAYQEDSIHLGLAFIISVVSLFDEYVNELLYLRVGSCFPRPIYRRNMSSRPEGKKYGNNEKNDLENGGEGSYKSKLVAQRSRTWKQAIQRYKPIQVWGWLFKSCEINGRIFLRDGLIDVKDIEECLIKGNCKKLGIKLPAWSVMECLLASAKSNSSGLVISDDVELTKANGPRDKVFEWFIGPLLVMKEQLKNLQLEANEEMSLRYVFMKSRNDTPWEWDDTEFPSGDHVRRAQLQAIFRRLQGLVASMSRIPTFRRRFKNLVKVLYIEAVQAAASDSHIGGILNPGKGASSVIGSKDRRDGETMDRGRNYTCDNGSYGIMGV; this is translated from the exons ATGGAGGTTCCTGTGCATTTTGTGGGGAAGCTATGGAGTTTCATCTCCTTTCTGCCCTTCTTTTTCTTGCTCTTCATCCTTGGCCTTGTCAAAG CTGCAATCATTGGGCCAGTGGCGGCGGGAATTATCGTGATTGGAAATTTATCTGTAATTGCTGGCCTTTGGATAGCTCATTTCATCTGGACTTACTACTGTGTAGCAAA GAGCAAGAGGCTTGGGCTTGTGTTGAAGATCCTTGTGCTGTTATTGCTGCCATTGCCTCTTGTCCTTTGGCCGGTCCTCGGAGTTGTTGGAAGTGTTTTAGGTGGGATCGGATATGGGTTTTTTGCTCCCCTTCTTGCAACATTTGAGGCTGTTGGCGAGAATATAACCGACAAGTTCTATCATTGCTTTGTT GATGGTTCTTGGTCGACAATCAAAGGAAGCTTCGTGGTTGTGCAGGATCTCACAGATTTCTGCTTCCACTCTTACTTCTCCTTCATGGATGAGCTAATTGAGCAGATACCTGCGGATGAAAAGCCTTTGGATATCGA GTTATTGAAATTGCCAGCTTCTTTGTTGGTGAGTCTGATTGGAGTGCCGGTGGATGTGCCTTTGATTACAGTGGTTGCCCTATGGAAAAGTCCATACATGTTGTTCAGAGGATGGAAGAGGTTATTTGAAGACTTGATAGGCAGAGAAGGACCATTCTTGGAAACAGTATGTCTACCATTTGCTGGTCTTGCCATTATCCTATGGCCCTTGGCAGTTGTGGGAGCCGTGGTAGCTTCTTTCATCTCTAGCTTCTTTTTGGGACTATATAGTGGCGCTATTGCTTATCAG GAAGACTCGATCCACCTTGGACTTGCTTTCATAATTTCTGTGGTTTCACTGTTCGATGAATATGTGAACGAACTACTCTATTTGAGAGTAGGGTCTTGCTTTCCAAG GCCAATATACCGTAGAAATATGAGTTCTCGCCCGGAGGGGAAAAAGTATGGTAACAACGAGAAAAATGATTTGGAGAATGGTGGAGAAGGCTCATATAAATCAAAACTTGTCGCACAACGATCAAGAACATGGAAGCAGGCAATTCAACGTTATAAACCAATCCAG GTGTGGGGCTGGCTGTTTAAATCTTGTGAGATTAATGGCCGGATATTCCTCCGCGATGGTCTGATAGATGTTAAGGACATAGAAGAATGCCTTATAAAAGGAAATTGTAAGAAGTTGGGGATCAAACTACCTGCTTGGTCTGTGATGGAGTGTCTTCTTGCATCAGCGAAGTCGAACTCGTCTGGGTTGGTCATAT CTGATGATGTAGAGTTGACGAAGGCAAATGGACCGAGGGACAAAGTGTTCGAGTGGTTCATCGGACCTTTGTTGGTCATGAAAGAGCAACTAAAGAATCTCCAATTGGAAGCGAACGAGGAAATGAGTCTCAGATACGTGTTTATGAAATCCAGAAATGATACACCATGGGAATGGGACGATACAGAGTTTCCATCGGGAGACCATGTCAGACGGGCGCAGTTGCAAGCCATATTTAGGAG ATTGCAGGGGCTTGTAGCGTCGATGTCAAGGATACCAACTTTCAGACGGCGGTTCAAGAACTTGGTGAAAGTGCTGTATATAGAAGCGGTTCAGGCTGCTGCTTCAGACAGCCATATAGGAGGAATCTTAAACCCCGGTAAGGGTGCCAGTAGCGTCATTGGAAGCAAGGATAGAAGAGATGGTGAAACTATGGACAGAGGCCGGAACTATACATGCGACAACGGGTCATATGGGATAATGGGAGTGTAG
- the LOC126611525 gene encoding uncharacterized membrane protein At3g27390 isoform X2, with product MEVPVHFVGKLWSFISFLPFFFLLFILGLVKAAIIGPVAAGIIVIGNLSVIAGLWIAHFIWTYYCVAKSKRLGLVLKILVLLLLPLPLVLWPVLGVVGSVLGGIGYGFFAPLLATFEAVGENITDKFYHCFVDLTDFCFHSYFSFMDELIEQIPADEKPLDIELLKLPASLLVSLIGVPVDVPLITVVALWKSPYMLFRGWKRLFEDLIGREGPFLETVCLPFAGLAIILWPLAVVGAVVASFISSFFLGLYSGAIAYQEDSIHLGLAFIISVVSLFDEYVNELLYLRVGSCFPRPIYRRNMSSRPEGKKYGNNEKNDLENGGEGSYKSKLVAQRSRTWKQAIQRYKPIQVWGWLFKSCEINGRIFLRDGLIDVKDIEECLIKGNCKKLGIKLPAWSVMECLLASAKSNSSGLVISDDVELTKANGPRDKVFEWFIGPLLVMKEQLKNLQLEANEEMSLRYVFMKSRNDTPWEWDDTEFPSGDHVRRAQLQAIFRRLQGLVASMSRIPTFRRRFKNLVKVLYIEAVQAAASDSHIGGILNPGKGASSVIGSKDRRDGETMDRGRNYTCDNGSYGIMGV from the exons ATGGAGGTTCCTGTGCATTTTGTGGGGAAGCTATGGAGTTTCATCTCCTTTCTGCCCTTCTTTTTCTTGCTCTTCATCCTTGGCCTTGTCAAAG CTGCAATCATTGGGCCAGTGGCGGCGGGAATTATCGTGATTGGAAATTTATCTGTAATTGCTGGCCTTTGGATAGCTCATTTCATCTGGACTTACTACTGTGTAGCAAA GAGCAAGAGGCTTGGGCTTGTGTTGAAGATCCTTGTGCTGTTATTGCTGCCATTGCCTCTTGTCCTTTGGCCGGTCCTCGGAGTTGTTGGAAGTGTTTTAGGTGGGATCGGATATGGGTTTTTTGCTCCCCTTCTTGCAACATTTGAGGCTGTTGGCGAGAATATAACCGACAAGTTCTATCATTGCTTTGTT GATCTCACAGATTTCTGCTTCCACTCTTACTTCTCCTTCATGGATGAGCTAATTGAGCAGATACCTGCGGATGAAAAGCCTTTGGATATCGA GTTATTGAAATTGCCAGCTTCTTTGTTGGTGAGTCTGATTGGAGTGCCGGTGGATGTGCCTTTGATTACAGTGGTTGCCCTATGGAAAAGTCCATACATGTTGTTCAGAGGATGGAAGAGGTTATTTGAAGACTTGATAGGCAGAGAAGGACCATTCTTGGAAACAGTATGTCTACCATTTGCTGGTCTTGCCATTATCCTATGGCCCTTGGCAGTTGTGGGAGCCGTGGTAGCTTCTTTCATCTCTAGCTTCTTTTTGGGACTATATAGTGGCGCTATTGCTTATCAG GAAGACTCGATCCACCTTGGACTTGCTTTCATAATTTCTGTGGTTTCACTGTTCGATGAATATGTGAACGAACTACTCTATTTGAGAGTAGGGTCTTGCTTTCCAAG GCCAATATACCGTAGAAATATGAGTTCTCGCCCGGAGGGGAAAAAGTATGGTAACAACGAGAAAAATGATTTGGAGAATGGTGGAGAAGGCTCATATAAATCAAAACTTGTCGCACAACGATCAAGAACATGGAAGCAGGCAATTCAACGTTATAAACCAATCCAG GTGTGGGGCTGGCTGTTTAAATCTTGTGAGATTAATGGCCGGATATTCCTCCGCGATGGTCTGATAGATGTTAAGGACATAGAAGAATGCCTTATAAAAGGAAATTGTAAGAAGTTGGGGATCAAACTACCTGCTTGGTCTGTGATGGAGTGTCTTCTTGCATCAGCGAAGTCGAACTCGTCTGGGTTGGTCATAT CTGATGATGTAGAGTTGACGAAGGCAAATGGACCGAGGGACAAAGTGTTCGAGTGGTTCATCGGACCTTTGTTGGTCATGAAAGAGCAACTAAAGAATCTCCAATTGGAAGCGAACGAGGAAATGAGTCTCAGATACGTGTTTATGAAATCCAGAAATGATACACCATGGGAATGGGACGATACAGAGTTTCCATCGGGAGACCATGTCAGACGGGCGCAGTTGCAAGCCATATTTAGGAG ATTGCAGGGGCTTGTAGCGTCGATGTCAAGGATACCAACTTTCAGACGGCGGTTCAAGAACTTGGTGAAAGTGCTGTATATAGAAGCGGTTCAGGCTGCTGCTTCAGACAGCCATATAGGAGGAATCTTAAACCCCGGTAAGGGTGCCAGTAGCGTCATTGGAAGCAAGGATAGAAGAGATGGTGAAACTATGGACAGAGGCCGGAACTATACATGCGACAACGGGTCATATGGGATAATGGGAGTGTAG
- the LOC126611776 gene encoding uncharacterized protein LOC126611776 has product MAGFGSAEVRTPIFSDENYEFWRIKMVTIFKSHGLWNLVEKRITTPDSKKTKAKTDEDTDADGDDEEKMATIFMKDAKALNIIQSAVSDQIFPRITNADLAKVAWDLLYGEYHDGEQVRSVKLQNLRREFEYTRMRDDESLSGHLTHINDLINQMKTFGETLSNERLVQKVLISLTKMYDPICLVIENTKCWESVELQDVLAILKSQEQRFDLHSSDATERAFSSLTVNPKGQNRGYAQSSTFKPQRNYNQKGKKWDSKPKFQQKPFVNAAQNVTSAQIMSQEECTVGKAVQKANCANQMEVTGNLLYANCVVAESKVNGEWYIDSGCNNHMTGNVDLLVDVKTDVAGKVQMPT; this is encoded by the exons ATGGCTGGATTTGGGAGTGCTGAAGTGAGGACTCCGATTTTCTCCGatgagaactacgagttctgGAGAATCAAAATGGTCACCATTTTCAAGTCACACGGACTATGGAATTTGGTGGAAAAAAGGATTACGACTCCCGATTCGAAGAAGACGAAGGCGAAGACTGATGAAGATACAGACGCTGATGGTGACGATGAAGAGAAAATGGCTACAATCTTCATGAAAGATGCAAAAGCTCTCAACATCATTCAAAGCGCAGTCTCCGATCAGATTTTCCCTCGAATCACAAACGCAGACTTAGCAAAAGTGGCGTGGGATCTGTTATATGGTGAATATCATGATGGGGAGCAGGTAAGGTCTGTGAAACTTCAAAATCTTAGACGAGAATTTGAATACACTAGAATGCGTGATGATGAATCCTTGTCTGGACATCTTACTCATATAAATGATCTGATTAATCAAATGAAGACGTTTGGTGAAACTCTTTCAAATGAGAGATTAGTTCAGAAGGTGTTAATTAGTCTCACTAAGATGTATGATCCTATATGTTTAGTGATAGAAAACACCAAATGTTGGGAATCTGTTGAGCTGCAAGATGTACTAGCTATATTGAAGAGTCAAGAGCAGAGGTTTGATTTGCACTCATCTGATGCAACTGAGAGAGCATTTTCTTCTCTTACTGTTAATCCAAAAGGACAGAATCGAGGGTATGCTCAATCTAGTACATTTAAGCCACAAAGAAATTATAATCAGAAGGGTAAGAAGTGGGACTCAAAACCTAAGTTTCAGCAAAAGCCATTTGTTAATGCTGCACAAAATGTTACTTCTGCTCAAATCATGAGTCAAGAGG AATGTACTGTTGGAAAAGCTGTTCAGAAAGCAAACTGTGCAAATCAAATGGAAGTGACTGGAAACTTATTATATGCAAATTGTGTTGTTGCTGAATCAAAAGTTAATGGGGAATGGTATATTGACAGTGGCTGCAACAACCATATGACAGGGAATGTTGATCTCCTTGTTGATGTGAAGACCGATGTTGCAGGGAAAGTTCAAATGCCAACATGA
- the LOC126611778 gene encoding uncharacterized mitochondrial protein AtMg00810-like — MKSLSEATLYTKARGDEILIVSIHVDDIVYTGNNNDLLKEFKEDMMVKYEMTDLGLLHHFLGMRIIQTHSSIFIHQRKYVASLLNKFGLSECKSVFTPLVPSDKLCKDDGSGSASEEQYRRIVGSLLYLIATRPDIMYAASLLARFMNSPTNKHFGTAKRVLRYIKGTLDYGLEYVKGKNAMLIGFCDSDWGGSVDDNKNTSGNAFSFGSRVFSWASMKQNCVALSTAEAEYICASEATAQAIWLRFVLENFVEL, encoded by the coding sequence ATGAAGAGTCTTAGTGAGGCTACCCTCTACACCAAAGCAAGGGGAGATGAAATTCTAATTGTTTCAATTCATGTGGATGACATAGTGTATACAGGGAATAACAATGATCTGTTGAAAGAATTCAAGGAGGATATGATGGTCAAGTATGAAATGACTGATTTGGgtcttcttcatcattttcttggcatgAGAATTATTCAAACTCACTCTAGTATTTTTATTCACCAAAGAAAGTATGTTGCTTCTCTGCTGAATAAATTTGGCCTAAGTGAGTGCAAATCCGTATTCACACCCCTTGTTCCATCAGATAAGCTGTGTAAAGATGATGGTAGTGGATCAGCAAGTGAGGAACAATATAGAAGAATTGTGGGAAGCTTGCTATATCTTATTGCCACTCGACCAGATATAATGTATGCTGCCAGTCTCCTTGCTAGGTTCATGAACAGTCCCACAAATAAGCATTTTGGTACTGCTAAAAGAGTGCTAAGATACATTAAAGGTACTCTGGATTATGGCTTGGAGTATGTGAAAGGAAAAAATGCAATGCTAATTGGATTttgtgatagtgattggggaGGATCGGTTGATGACAACAAAAACACTTCTGGAAATGCTTTTTCTTTTGGCAGTAGGGTGTTTTCATGGGCTTCAATGAAACAAAACTGTGTAGCTCTTTCCACTGCAGAAGCTGAGTATATCTGTGCTTCTGAGGCAACCGCCCAAGCTATTTGGCTTAGGTTTGTCCTTGAAAACTTTGTTGAATTATAA
- the LOC126609729 gene encoding uncharacterized protein LOC126609729 isoform X1, whose translation MQSLSRSIRGQSLHEPPPFAEKITEDPVTTKTAQSTVTCVYLANIATCWRKVTIIWCKNLMNHSLSIRIDSLDGGFHYTCKIDLKPWHFWSKKGYKSFEVEGNQVEVYWDLRSAKFGGGPEPCSDFYVALVCDQEIVLLLGDMKKKAYKRTKSRPALVEALLYYKKENVFAKKSFATRVKFDENRKEHDIVVESSTSGSKDPEMWISIDGIVLIHVKNLQWKFRGNQTLQVNMQPVQVFWDVHDWLFSSPGTGHGLFIFKPGPPESESDHDRDGNGGIDSDHSSPYYSTQTSNSTSSDFCLFLHAYKIE comes from the coding sequence ATGCAGTCTTTGAGTCGATCAATACGAGGTCAATCATTACATGAGCCTCCACCATTTGCAGAGAAGATCACAGAAGACCCTGTGACAACGAAAACCGCACAAAGCACGGTGACTTGCGTCTACCTTGCAAATATTGCGACATGTTGGCGGAAGGTGACGATCATATGGTGTAAGAACCTCATGAACCATTCCCTCAGCATTCGGATTGATAGCTTAGACGGCGGTTTTCATTATACGTGCAAAATCGACCTAAAGCCATGgcatttttggagcaaaaaaggGTATAAGTCATTCGAGGTCGAAGGGAATCAAGTGGAGGTTTATTGGGATCTTCGTTCTGCAAAATTTGGCGGCGGCCCAGAACCTTGTTCTGACTTTTATGTTGCTCTTGTTTGCGATCAGGAGATTGTGTTGTTATTGGGAGACATGAAGAAAAAGGCATACAAGAGAACAAAATCCAGACCAGCCCTTGTGGAGGCACTTTTATACTACAAAAAAGAAAACGTGTTTGCCAAGAAAAGTTTTGCCACAAGAGTGAAGTTTGATGAGAATAGAAAAGAGCATGACATTGTCGTGGAGAGCTCAACATCGGGCTCGAAAGACCCCGAAATGTGGATCAGCATAGATGGGATTGTGTTGATTCATGTCAAGAATTTGCAGTGGAAATTCAGAGGGAATCAGACCTTGCAGGTGAACATGCAACCGGTGCAAGTTTTCTGGGACGTGCACGATTGGCTTTTCAGCAGCCCCGGGACTGGGCACGGGCTGTTTATTTTCAAGCCAGGGCCGCCGGAATCAGAGAGCGATCACGACAGAGATGGCAACGGCGGCATAGACAGTGATCATAGCAGTCCTTATTACTCAACTCAGACTAGTAACTCAACATCTTCTGACTTCTGCCTGTTTCTTCATGCATATAAGATTGAGTGA
- the LOC126609729 gene encoding uncharacterized protein LOC126609729 isoform X2: protein MNHSLSIRIDSLDGGFHYTCKIDLKPWHFWSKKGYKSFEVEGNQVEVYWDLRSAKFGGGPEPCSDFYVALVCDQEIVLLLGDMKKKAYKRTKSRPALVEALLYYKKENVFAKKSFATRVKFDENRKEHDIVVESSTSGSKDPEMWISIDGIVLIHVKNLQWKFRGNQTLQVNMQPVQVFWDVHDWLFSSPGTGHGLFIFKPGPPESESDHDRDGNGGIDSDHSSPYYSTQTSNSTSSDFCLFLHAYKIE, encoded by the coding sequence ATGAACCATTCCCTCAGCATTCGGATTGATAGCTTAGACGGCGGTTTTCATTATACGTGCAAAATCGACCTAAAGCCATGgcatttttggagcaaaaaaggGTATAAGTCATTCGAGGTCGAAGGGAATCAAGTGGAGGTTTATTGGGATCTTCGTTCTGCAAAATTTGGCGGCGGCCCAGAACCTTGTTCTGACTTTTATGTTGCTCTTGTTTGCGATCAGGAGATTGTGTTGTTATTGGGAGACATGAAGAAAAAGGCATACAAGAGAACAAAATCCAGACCAGCCCTTGTGGAGGCACTTTTATACTACAAAAAAGAAAACGTGTTTGCCAAGAAAAGTTTTGCCACAAGAGTGAAGTTTGATGAGAATAGAAAAGAGCATGACATTGTCGTGGAGAGCTCAACATCGGGCTCGAAAGACCCCGAAATGTGGATCAGCATAGATGGGATTGTGTTGATTCATGTCAAGAATTTGCAGTGGAAATTCAGAGGGAATCAGACCTTGCAGGTGAACATGCAACCGGTGCAAGTTTTCTGGGACGTGCACGATTGGCTTTTCAGCAGCCCCGGGACTGGGCACGGGCTGTTTATTTTCAAGCCAGGGCCGCCGGAATCAGAGAGCGATCACGACAGAGATGGCAACGGCGGCATAGACAGTGATCATAGCAGTCCTTATTACTCAACTCAGACTAGTAACTCAACATCTTCTGACTTCTGCCTGTTTCTTCATGCATATAAGATTGAGTGA